The Noviherbaspirillum saxi genome includes a window with the following:
- a CDS encoding metallophosphoesterase family protein has product MRVAILGDIHGNAAALHAVLDAARNDGVEKLLVTGDLVGYYFSPCTVLELLEPWDKCIVRGNHEAMLAEARVSSLRLADIEARYGSGIRVALDELSDAQLDGLCELPHPMHVMIDACAILLCHGAPWNLDEYIYPDAPQGIVERCIGEARDIVITGHTHYPMLRQIGKRVLVNPGSVGQPRDRQPGAAWALLDSVSGEISLRREYYDMQPLIEEARRRHPELPYLAEVLCRT; this is encoded by the coding sequence ATGCGCGTTGCGATACTCGGTGACATTCACGGCAATGCAGCTGCACTGCATGCCGTGCTTGACGCCGCGCGCAACGATGGTGTCGAGAAGCTGTTGGTGACGGGGGACCTTGTTGGGTATTACTTTTCGCCGTGCACCGTTCTGGAATTGCTTGAGCCCTGGGATAAATGCATCGTGCGAGGAAATCACGAAGCCATGCTGGCCGAGGCGCGTGTCAGCAGCTTGCGACTGGCCGACATTGAAGCCCGTTATGGAAGCGGTATTCGTGTGGCCCTGGACGAATTGTCGGACGCACAACTGGATGGGCTTTGCGAATTGCCACATCCTATGCACGTGATGATCGATGCATGCGCGATCCTGCTTTGCCATGGTGCCCCGTGGAATCTGGATGAGTATATATATCCGGATGCGCCGCAAGGCATCGTCGAGCGCTGCATTGGTGAAGCAAGGGACATTGTCATTACCGGCCATACGCATTATCCGATGCTGCGACAAATCGGCAAACGTGTTCTCGTCAATCCCGGCTCCGTGGGACAGCCTCGGGACCGCCAACCCGGCGCGGCCTGGGCCCTGCTGGATTCGGTCAGCGGAGAGATTTCCTTGCGGCGCGAGTATTACGATATGCAGCCATTGATTGAGGAAGCCCGGCGCAGACATCCTGAGCTTCCTTATCTGGCGGAGGTACTATGCCGCACATGA
- a CDS encoding ATP-grasp domain-containing protein — translation MKTILITAIGGDIAQGVATVLREARPEYRLIGVDLHDQHGGTLFVDAFHRIPAASDAGYLEALKAVVDREGVDIVLPVSEPELAVLARKRFAGVTWLTCGEQAVAAGLDKLATAQRLASLGLPVPWTLAADEGLPPQFPCILKSRTGSGSRSVFVVKDSDDVAYLLKRVPDAVYQELLLPADREVTCAVFRAQDGRVATLQMLRKLVGGFTGWARIIDDAATAEMCKAIAEGLDVKGSINVQLRLTAQGPRVFEINPRFSSTTLMRHRLGFSDAVWALDDVEGRPFKMASVVPGAIAVRVQNAAVVVPANCCTIGSQQG, via the coding sequence ATGAAAACCATACTGATCACGGCAATAGGCGGCGATATCGCACAGGGAGTGGCGACAGTCTTGCGGGAGGCGCGCCCAGAGTACCGGCTGATCGGCGTTGACTTGCATGACCAGCATGGCGGCACACTGTTCGTCGACGCCTTCCATCGGATTCCGGCAGCGTCGGACGCCGGTTATCTTGAAGCGTTGAAGGCTGTGGTCGACCGCGAAGGCGTGGATATCGTGTTGCCGGTTTCAGAGCCCGAGCTGGCAGTGCTGGCTCGAAAACGATTTGCCGGCGTAACGTGGCTTACATGCGGCGAGCAAGCCGTGGCCGCCGGTCTCGATAAACTGGCTACCGCACAGCGCCTTGCGTCGCTCGGCTTGCCGGTACCCTGGACATTGGCGGCGGATGAAGGACTTCCGCCACAATTTCCTTGTATCTTGAAAAGTCGGACCGGCTCGGGATCGCGCTCGGTCTTTGTCGTCAAGGATAGCGACGATGTCGCCTATCTGCTCAAGCGTGTCCCTGATGCGGTGTATCAGGAACTGCTGCTGCCTGCCGATCGTGAAGTGACTTGTGCGGTATTCCGCGCGCAGGACGGCAGGGTCGCGACATTGCAAATGCTGCGCAAACTGGTTGGCGGCTTTACCGGATGGGCACGGATCATCGATGATGCGGCGACGGCGGAAATGTGCAAGGCGATTGCCGAAGGCCTGGACGTAAAGGGCAGCATCAATGTGCAACTGCGTCTCACAGCCCAGGGGCCGCGGGTTTTTGAAATCAATCCGCGATTCTCATCGACCACCTTGATGCGGCATCGACTCGGCTTCAGCGATGCGGTTTGGGCGCTCGACGACGTGGAAGGACGACCGTTTAAGATGGCCTCGGTAGTGCCGGGAGCTATTGCAGTACGTGTTCAAAATGCAGCGGTGGTCGTTCCGGCCAACTGTTGCACAATAGGGAGTCAGCAAGGATGA
- a CDS encoding class I SAM-dependent methyltransferase — protein sequence MNDLLQLNRFGFHELKEKPTPEALEQWYAQTYYQDTPDTGYEQVYSAEEQAFIENKIAQKYLVLESLRAGADTVGQRFLDVGCGEGWSLKYFAEKAWTIQGLDYSEFGCRHQNPGCLDRVTTGDVHHNLKILVEKGMQYECIWLDNVLEHVLDPLAILSDIHKLLAPEGVLMIEVPNDCSAVQHHLLDKGIISQSYWIAPFEHISYFNKDGLLALCDEAGLRCEDLMADHAIDLSLFNPRTNFVEDKASGKACHHQRIAIENFLHGISPEKTNALYRAMADMGLGRQVIGFFRKK from the coding sequence ATGAACGACTTGCTTCAACTGAACCGGTTCGGCTTTCACGAACTGAAAGAGAAACCGACGCCGGAGGCGCTCGAACAATGGTATGCGCAGACCTATTATCAGGATACGCCGGACACCGGATATGAGCAGGTGTATTCGGCCGAAGAGCAGGCATTCATCGAAAACAAGATCGCACAAAAATATCTTGTACTGGAAAGCCTGCGTGCGGGCGCCGATACCGTAGGGCAGCGTTTTCTCGATGTTGGTTGCGGCGAAGGCTGGAGCCTGAAGTATTTTGCCGAGAAAGCTTGGACGATTCAGGGGCTGGACTACAGCGAGTTCGGCTGCCGTCACCAGAATCCGGGATGTCTGGATCGGGTGACGACCGGCGACGTACATCACAACCTGAAAATCCTGGTAGAGAAGGGCATGCAGTATGAATGCATCTGGCTCGACAACGTGCTGGAGCATGTGCTCGATCCGCTTGCGATTTTAAGTGACATACATAAGCTTCTTGCACCCGAGGGCGTCCTTATGATCGAGGTGCCAAACGATTGTTCGGCCGTGCAGCATCACCTTCTGGACAAAGGCATCATTTCCCAAAGCTACTGGATTGCGCCATTCGAGCATATTTCCTATTTCAACAAGGATGGATTGCTTGCCCTTTGTGATGAAGCCGGATTGCGCTGCGAGGACCTGATGGCGGACCACGCCATTGATCTTTCATTGTTCAATCCGCGTACCAACTTCGTCGAAGACAAGGCTAGCGGAAAGGCTTGCCATCATCAGCGCATCGCCATTGAAAATTTCCTGCACGGTATCTCCCCGGAAAAAACCAATGCGCTTTACCGCGCCATGGCCGATATGGGCCTGGGGCGGCAGGTCATCGGATTCTTCCGTAAAAAATAA
- the hisH gene encoding imidazole glycerol phosphate synthase subunit HisH, with protein sequence MGRICILDYGSGNTRSVFNLFSSVAEDVVISNAAADIACASHIVLPGVGAFAAAMRKIRDTLPMEVLEEAVMGAKKPFLGICVGMQVMATQGREFGECDGLGWIPGRVEQMATDGLPLPHVGWNNVTSHGSTPLTDGLGDAPDFYFVHSFAFKPECAEHAIATTEYGERFCSVVRKENLFGVQFHPEKSQRTGIRLVKNFLALS encoded by the coding sequence ATGGGACGTATCTGCATTCTTGATTACGGGTCGGGCAATACCCGATCGGTATTCAATCTGTTTTCCTCCGTTGCGGAGGACGTGGTCATATCAAATGCGGCCGCCGATATCGCATGCGCTTCGCATATTGTGCTGCCCGGTGTCGGCGCCTTTGCAGCCGCGATGCGCAAGATCCGGGACACCTTGCCCATGGAGGTTTTGGAAGAAGCTGTTATGGGTGCGAAGAAACCCTTCCTCGGAATTTGCGTCGGCATGCAAGTCATGGCAACGCAGGGCAGGGAATTCGGCGAATGCGATGGTCTGGGCTGGATACCTGGCCGGGTCGAGCAGATGGCTACCGACGGGCTGCCGTTGCCGCACGTGGGCTGGAACAACGTCACATCGCACGGATCGACACCTTTGACCGACGGACTGGGCGACGCGCCCGATTTCTATTTCGTCCACAGCTTTGCGTTCAAACCCGAATGTGCTGAACATGCGATCGCGACTACCGAATACGGCGAGCGATTCTGCAGCGTCGTTCGTAAGGAAAACCTGTTCGGTGTGCAGTTTCATCCGGAGAAAAGCCAGCGAACCGGCATTCGCCTGGTAAAGAATTTTTTGGCGCTGTCATGA
- the pseI gene encoding pseudaminic acid synthase yields MKSHSIQIGKHAVGLGHRPFVIAEMSGNHNQSLERALQIVEAAAAAGAHALKIQTYTADTMTIDVDEGEFFISHPDNLWKGKSLYKLYQEAYTPWEWHRPIFDRCRELGIIGFSTPFDETAVDFLEELQVPCYKIASFENTDIPLIRRVAATGKPVIISTGMASIAELDETVRAAREAGCKDLILLKCTSTYPASPENTHILTIPHMRQLFGCEIGLSDHTMGVGVAVGSVALGATVIEKHFTLRRADGGVDSSFSLEPEEMASLAVESERAWQALGRVQYGPTEAEKSSMAYRRSLYVVKDMAAGESFTRENVRAIRPGNGLPPKQIDTVLGRQAKRALRKGTALQWDMMQ; encoded by the coding sequence ATGAAATCGCATTCCATTCAGATTGGCAAGCACGCGGTCGGACTGGGTCATCGGCCGTTCGTCATTGCGGAAATGTCAGGCAATCATAACCAGTCACTGGAGCGTGCGCTGCAGATCGTGGAAGCCGCCGCAGCAGCGGGTGCGCATGCGCTGAAGATACAGACCTACACCGCCGACACCATGACGATTGATGTGGACGAGGGCGAGTTCTTCATTTCGCATCCGGACAATCTCTGGAAGGGCAAGTCGCTCTATAAGCTGTATCAGGAAGCCTATACTCCCTGGGAGTGGCACCGTCCTATCTTCGATCGCTGCCGGGAACTTGGCATCATCGGGTTCAGCACGCCTTTTGACGAAACGGCTGTCGACTTTCTGGAAGAACTGCAGGTACCCTGTTACAAAATAGCTTCTTTCGAAAATACGGATATTCCATTGATACGCAGGGTCGCTGCGACTGGCAAGCCGGTCATTATCTCCACAGGCATGGCCAGTATTGCCGAACTGGATGAGACGGTACGTGCAGCGCGTGAAGCGGGTTGCAAAGACCTGATCCTGCTGAAGTGCACCAGCACCTATCCGGCAAGTCCCGAAAATACCCATATCCTGACCATTCCGCATATGCGGCAATTGTTCGGTTGCGAAATCGGCTTGTCCGACCATACCATGGGAGTCGGTGTTGCGGTCGGAAGCGTGGCGCTCGGCGCCACGGTAATTGAAAAGCATTTCACGCTGCGACGCGCGGATGGAGGAGTGGACTCTAGCTTTTCGCTGGAGCCGGAAGAGATGGCCTCGCTTGCGGTGGAGTCGGAGCGCGCATGGCAGGCATTAGGTAGGGTGCAGTATGGTCCTACCGAAGCGGAAAAGTCGTCGATGGCTTACCGCCGCTCGTTGTATGTGGTAAAGGACATGGCGGCCGGCGAGAGCTTTACGCGGGAAAATGTGCGCGCAATCCGTCCTGGAAACGGACTGCCGCCAAAACAGATCGACACCGTATTGGGCCGTCAGGCAAAACGGGCGCTGCGCAAAGGTACAGCGCTTCAATGGGACATGATGCAATAA
- a CDS encoding tetratricopeptide repeat protein, which produces MRGPISMNHLRRNTPSKADLLFHKAFTTHQMGDLETAEELYRRALQKSPSDMETLYLLGTVCSQQGKFDDAVKYLKKSLQLAPNHPEALNNLGLTLKGMLKEKEAIAYYRRALAVRPDYADAYNNLGGALETIGELDEAEQYLRKALVLNPHLADAYYNLGMVLKGKDRFEESVHCFLRGMEMKPGVAIAYDHLGSIYKFWGRFDEALTCLDRAILMKPSLYSAHNNRGAVLEELGRFDEALAEYERAVELDPNEATPRWNQAFLFLRQGILDRGWEAHELRLKVGQVLERFPYPQWDGSSLENKTILVYAEQGLGDEILFASCFADIIARAKHCVIECEPRLAPLFTRTFPTATVVGAPRFEIGWLVNIPKIDVQIPAGSLPRFFRPTLDSFPARPQYLIPDAGRVEHWRSRLALLGPGLKVGICWRSGLRKGERHKYYSQISQWGAIFAVPGVHFVNLQYGECAEELLEAEQLFGIKIASYSDIDLRNDIDDSAALMASVDLMICASTSVSEIGGAVGVEQYRYDPFGRHWDVLGCSDRMPWHPSIRLFQQHTQYDWDTQLATVAAVLKERVCGVEQAEYVELSDHTRIAVSGSVGDMASYVLKEQQGWMEAEHAFALAVARPGMQVVDTDAGLGEYAIPLAKKVGDGKVFALTRTADHASLLMKSRAENQLEETLSVSIAAGVISLDTEMDRQGYRDASIVRIAADTSTMDMLSASMRFFSVQSPLILFGITPGGGFDVAVVEWFANRGYGLYRLVPGLNLLIPCSSTSELDQYSRNLFAARAERAEALEQRGLLIRSANALSSFPGIDRTDWQDFLKRFSYAVRSMAAWIDPAERQSGWEVYWMGLHLFAMAKSDRPAAERFACLQAALNVLTTLAQEKATLPRLLSLARVLIEAGRREMAVNLLNQICSLIQSGLHCSLDEPCFALDAHYEQTDPGERISDWIVAMVLECRERLRAFSSFFTLDEGLAVLEEVHASGFASDEVARRIVLIQRRQKAVLQATD; this is translated from the coding sequence ATGCGCGGCCCGATATCCATGAATCATCTTCGCAGAAATACTCCCAGTAAAGCCGATCTCCTGTTTCACAAGGCGTTCACAACGCATCAGATGGGGGACCTGGAAACTGCCGAGGAGTTGTATCGGCGCGCTTTGCAAAAGAGCCCTTCAGACATGGAGACGCTGTACCTGCTCGGGACCGTGTGCAGCCAGCAGGGCAAGTTCGACGATGCGGTCAAGTATCTGAAGAAGTCGCTTCAGCTTGCGCCCAATCATCCGGAGGCCCTGAACAATCTGGGCCTTACCCTGAAAGGCATGCTCAAGGAAAAGGAGGCAATCGCCTATTACCGTCGCGCGCTTGCAGTGCGGCCCGACTATGCCGATGCCTATAACAACCTCGGCGGCGCTTTGGAAACCATAGGCGAACTCGACGAAGCCGAACAGTATTTAAGAAAAGCGCTCGTTCTCAATCCGCATTTGGCGGATGCTTATTACAACCTCGGGATGGTGCTTAAGGGCAAGGATCGTTTCGAGGAATCCGTTCACTGCTTCCTGCGCGGCATGGAAATGAAGCCGGGCGTCGCGATCGCCTATGACCATCTGGGAAGCATTTACAAATTCTGGGGGCGTTTCGACGAGGCTTTGACCTGTCTCGACCGCGCGATACTGATGAAGCCCTCGCTTTATAGCGCACACAATAACCGCGGTGCGGTACTGGAGGAGCTTGGACGTTTCGATGAGGCGCTCGCCGAATACGAGAGGGCGGTCGAGCTTGATCCGAACGAGGCGACGCCGCGCTGGAACCAGGCCTTTCTATTCCTGCGTCAAGGCATTCTCGATCGCGGCTGGGAGGCCCATGAGCTGCGCTTGAAGGTAGGGCAGGTCCTGGAGCGTTTTCCTTATCCGCAATGGGACGGCAGTTCTCTGGAAAACAAAACCATTCTCGTCTATGCCGAGCAAGGCTTAGGGGATGAAATCCTGTTTGCATCCTGTTTCGCGGACATCATTGCACGGGCGAAGCATTGTGTGATCGAATGCGAGCCGCGTTTGGCCCCGTTGTTTACCCGCACCTTTCCGACGGCGACAGTTGTCGGCGCGCCGCGCTTCGAGATCGGCTGGCTCGTCAACATTCCAAAGATCGACGTACAGATTCCTGCGGGCAGCCTCCCGCGCTTTTTCCGGCCTACACTTGATAGTTTTCCTGCTCGCCCGCAATACCTGATTCCAGACGCTGGGCGGGTGGAGCATTGGCGTTCGCGGCTGGCCTTGCTGGGGCCCGGCTTGAAAGTCGGTATCTGCTGGCGAAGCGGCCTGCGCAAGGGTGAGCGCCATAAGTACTATAGCCAGATTTCGCAATGGGGCGCCATCTTCGCGGTCCCCGGCGTGCATTTCGTGAACCTTCAGTATGGAGAGTGCGCCGAAGAACTGCTGGAGGCTGAACAACTGTTCGGCATAAAGATCGCCTCGTATTCCGACATTGACCTGCGCAACGATATCGACGATTCGGCGGCGCTTATGGCGAGTGTCGACCTCATGATTTGTGCCTCCACTTCCGTTTCGGAAATCGGCGGAGCCGTTGGCGTCGAGCAGTATCGTTACGATCCCTTCGGGCGGCACTGGGACGTCCTTGGATGCTCGGATCGCATGCCGTGGCATCCTTCCATACGCTTGTTCCAGCAGCATACGCAATATGACTGGGATACGCAGTTGGCTACCGTGGCTGCAGTGTTGAAAGAACGGGTATGCGGTGTGGAGCAAGCGGAATACGTCGAACTCTCCGACCACACGCGGATTGCCGTAAGCGGTTCCGTGGGTGATATGGCGAGCTATGTATTGAAGGAGCAGCAAGGGTGGATGGAGGCAGAGCATGCCTTTGCGCTGGCGGTTGCGCGTCCGGGCATGCAAGTGGTGGATACGGATGCCGGACTTGGTGAATACGCGATTCCTTTGGCAAAAAAAGTGGGCGACGGAAAAGTGTTCGCATTGACCCGTACTGCCGATCATGCCAGCTTGCTGATGAAGTCCCGGGCAGAGAACCAACTCGAGGAGACGCTCAGCGTGTCCATCGCAGCCGGTGTGATTTCACTCGATACCGAGATGGATCGCCAGGGTTATCGTGATGCATCGATAGTCCGGATCGCCGCCGACACGAGTACGATGGATATGCTTTCTGCCAGCATGCGGTTTTTCTCTGTCCAATCGCCGCTGATTCTGTTCGGCATTACGCCGGGCGGCGGATTCGACGTCGCGGTCGTCGAATGGTTTGCCAACCGCGGATATGGATTGTATCGGCTGGTGCCCGGCCTCAATCTCCTCATTCCGTGCTCTTCCACCAGTGAGCTGGATCAGTATTCCCGCAATCTGTTCGCAGCCAGAGCAGAACGTGCGGAAGCGCTCGAGCAGCGTGGGTTGCTGATTCGCAGCGCCAATGCGTTAAGCAGCTTTCCGGGTATCGACCGCACTGACTGGCAGGATTTTCTAAAACGTTTTTCCTATGCCGTTCGTTCGATGGCCGCTTGGATTGACCCAGCGGAACGCCAGAGCGGATGGGAGGTGTATTGGATGGGCTTGCATCTCTTTGCAATGGCGAAATCCGATCGACCTGCCGCAGAACGTTTTGCCTGCCTGCAGGCCGCCTTGAATGTCCTCACTACATTGGCTCAGGAAAAGGCAACACTGCCGCGCCTGCTAAGTCTTGCACGTGTGCTCATCGAGGCCGGAAGAAGGGAGATGGCTGTCAATCTTTTGAATCAGATTTGTTCGCTGATCCAGTCAGGCTTGCATTGTTCGCTGGATGAACCATGCTTTGCTCTCGACGCGCATTATGAGCAAACCGATCCTGGTGAGCGCATATCGGATTGGATCGTCGCAATGGTGCTGGAGTGCAGGGAACGCTTGCGCGCGTTTTCAAGTTTCTTCACGCTGGATGAGGGATTGGCGGTACTTGAGGAAGTCCACGCGTCTGGCTTTGCGAGCGACGAAGTTGCAAGACGTATCGTCTTGATTCAAAGGCGCCAGAAAGCGGTTTTGCAGGCCACTGATTGA
- the pseG gene encoding UDP-2,4-diacetamido-2,4,6-trideoxy-beta-L-altropyranose hydrolase produces the protein MNIGIRTDSSTAIGTGHVMRCLTLADALRAAGARVVFACRDLPGNLNAYISSKGYAVHTLAGIENLVWEEDAAHMKALLASEPTAPDWLIVDHYALDARWESAIRPSVGRIMVIDDLANRRHDCDLLLDQNFYPDAELRYRALVPPHGTQLLGPRHALLRPEFNDAARYRKKRDGAISQIFIFFGGSDPTNETEKALCAIRKLDRADLHLDVVVGNANPNRDRIEALCAQIPNAAFHCQIANIATLMTRADLAIGAGGASTWERCYLGLPALTIIVADNQAETTRALADIGAVWNLGTADTVTADAIACALDEILSDSDAVCGKSRAALRVMGVADDRPVDASAADAIAARLFAMLNDLRLIEVNT, from the coding sequence ATGAACATCGGCATCCGCACCGACTCTTCGACCGCGATTGGCACCGGCCATGTCATGCGTTGCCTGACGCTTGCAGACGCATTGCGCGCCGCAGGTGCCCGCGTCGTCTTCGCCTGCCGTGACCTGCCAGGGAATCTGAACGCCTATATTTCCAGCAAGGGCTACGCTGTGCATACATTAGCGGGCATTGAAAACCTGGTGTGGGAAGAGGACGCCGCGCATATGAAGGCATTGCTCGCCAGCGAGCCAACGGCGCCGGACTGGCTGATCGTCGATCATTACGCGCTCGACGCGCGCTGGGAATCCGCAATTCGACCCAGTGTAGGACGGATTATGGTGATCGATGACCTTGCAAATCGCCGGCATGATTGCGATCTGTTGCTGGATCAAAACTTCTATCCTGATGCGGAACTGCGTTATCGGGCACTTGTTCCCCCCCATGGCACTCAGCTACTCGGTCCGCGTCATGCATTGTTACGGCCTGAGTTCAACGACGCGGCGAGATATCGGAAGAAGCGTGACGGTGCCATATCGCAAATCTTCATTTTTTTCGGCGGAAGCGATCCTACGAACGAAACTGAAAAAGCACTCTGCGCCATTCGCAAGCTGGACCGCGCCGACCTGCATCTGGACGTCGTGGTGGGGAATGCGAATCCGAACCGGGATCGGATCGAAGCCTTGTGTGCGCAAATTCCAAATGCGGCTTTTCATTGCCAGATAGCGAATATTGCGACGCTGATGACGCGTGCGGACCTCGCCATCGGAGCCGGCGGCGCATCGACCTGGGAGCGCTGCTATCTGGGGCTTCCCGCACTCACCATCATTGTGGCCGACAACCAGGCAGAAACGACGCGCGCATTGGCGGATATCGGCGCCGTATGGAATCTCGGAACCGCTGACACAGTGACCGCCGACGCAATAGCGTGCGCGCTGGATGAAATCCTGAGCGATTCGGACGCCGTGTGCGGGAAGAGCCGAGCCGCGTTGCGTGTGATGGGAGTTGCCGATGACCGCCCCGTCGATGCTTCAGCGGCCGATGCTATCGCGGCCCGTCTTTTCGCTATGCTTAATGACCTTCGGTTAATCGAGGTGAACACATGA
- the hisF gene encoding imidazole glycerol phosphate synthase subunit HisF: MKKKRLIPVLLLRNGWLVQSKQFKRYQNLGNPVSAVKRLSEWASDELIYLDITRDNSYDMRRDDLGHPNRHSILDIIDDVSKVAFMPITVGGRIRTLQDIEQRLALGADKISLNTAAIDNPQFVEAAAREFGSQCIVVSIDVRLDGEAYRVVTKGTSQVTDHTPEDWAGRVEQLGAGEVLVNSVDRDGMKNGYDLDLLDRVARRVRIPVIACGGVGDWEHLADALEQTDVDAVAAANIFHYSDQSVYLAKKYLHERGLNVRPADLLAI; encoded by the coding sequence ATGAAAAAGAAACGACTCATTCCGGTGCTATTGCTCCGTAACGGCTGGCTGGTCCAGAGCAAGCAATTCAAACGTTACCAGAATCTCGGCAATCCGGTGTCGGCAGTCAAGCGCCTGAGCGAGTGGGCATCCGACGAGCTGATTTATCTCGACATTACCCGCGACAATTCCTACGACATGCGGCGCGATGATCTGGGACATCCAAACCGTCACAGCATCCTGGATATCATCGACGACGTGTCGAAGGTCGCATTCATGCCTATTACGGTCGGTGGACGCATCCGCACGCTGCAAGACATCGAGCAGCGGCTTGCGCTCGGCGCGGACAAGATTTCTCTGAATACCGCGGCGATCGACAATCCGCAGTTCGTCGAAGCGGCGGCACGCGAATTCGGCTCGCAATGCATTGTCGTTTCAATCGACGTCAGGCTGGACGGAGAGGCTTATCGCGTGGTTACCAAGGGAACGAGCCAGGTCACCGACCATACACCCGAAGATTGGGCCGGCAGGGTGGAGCAGTTGGGAGCAGGGGAAGTACTTGTCAATTCGGTCGATCGGGACGGCATGAAAAACGGTTATGACCTCGATTTGCTGGATCGCGTTGCGCGCCGCGTACGGATTCCCGTCATTGCATGTGGTGGTGTCGGTGACTGGGAACACCTTGCGGATGCGTTGGAACAGACGGACGTCGATGCGGTCGCGGCCGCCAATATTTTTCACTATAGCGACCAGAGTGTCTATCTGGCGAAAAAATACCTGCATGAACGCGGACTGAATGTACGGCCCGCGGATCTGCTTGCAATTTGA
- a CDS encoding N-acetyl sugar amidotransferase, translating to MHDHMSYCNRCMYPAVAVNLSVDDEGICSSCRVAEEFEKLTPEFWEKRRLRFEKTIEEIRKTNKSDYDCLIPVSGGKDSYFQTHMMAAEYGLKPLLVTYHGNNYLPEGDFNRDHMRHAFDADHLVFGPSVEVLKKLNRLCFRKMGDMNWHAHCGIMTYPIQIAIKFKIPLMMWGETAWDISGMYEPDDFVEFSARMRHEHALRGYEWYDMLNDPQEPLREKDLSWAKYPSDEEILSVGVRGLYIGNFFKWDPNQHSRMVQEKYGWKAADRPFERTYRTMSNLDDRYENGVHDLLKFIKFGYGRASDHASKDIRTGYMDRARGIEMVRKHDHVVSQDLYYWLNYVSMSEDEFWATADRFRDPRVWWIEDGQWWKDNIWGQASAYGSVHLPKESWQKYFRR from the coding sequence ATGCACGACCATATGAGCTACTGCAACCGCTGCATGTATCCCGCTGTGGCGGTCAATCTTTCGGTGGACGATGAGGGCATTTGCTCAAGCTGCCGCGTTGCTGAAGAGTTCGAAAAGCTGACTCCGGAATTCTGGGAAAAGCGCCGCCTGCGGTTTGAAAAAACCATCGAGGAAATCCGCAAGACAAACAAGTCGGATTATGATTGCCTGATTCCCGTCAGCGGGGGCAAGGACAGCTATTTCCAGACGCACATGATGGCTGCCGAATACGGACTCAAGCCCTTGCTGGTTACCTATCATGGCAATAATTATCTGCCGGAAGGCGACTTCAACCGCGACCACATGCGCCATGCGTTCGACGCCGATCATCTGGTGTTCGGGCCCAGCGTCGAGGTGTTGAAGAAACTCAATCGCCTGTGCTTTCGAAAAATGGGGGACATGAACTGGCATGCCCACTGCGGCATCATGACCTATCCGATCCAGATCGCGATCAAGTTCAAAATTCCCCTCATGATGTGGGGCGAGACGGCATGGGACATCTCGGGAATGTATGAACCCGACGACTTCGTCGAATTCAGTGCACGCATGCGCCATGAACATGCGCTTCGCGGCTATGAATGGTACGACATGCTCAACGATCCGCAGGAACCGCTTAGGGAAAAAGATTTGTCCTGGGCGAAATATCCATCGGATGAAGAGATACTGTCGGTCGGTGTGCGCGGCCTGTATATCGGTAACTTCTTCAAGTGGGACCCGAACCAGCATAGTCGAATGGTGCAGGAAAAATACGGCTGGAAGGCAGCGGATCGGCCGTTTGAAAGGACTTATCGCACCATGTCCAATCTGGATGATCGCTACGAGAACGGCGTCCATGATTTGCTGAAGTTTATCAAGTTCGGTTATGGCCGCGCTTCCGACCATGCATCGAAAGACATCCGGACCGGATACATGGATCGCGCGCGCGGGATCGAGATGGTGCGCAAGCATGATCATGTCGTCTCGCAGGATCTTTATTACTGGCTCAACTATGTCAGCATGAGCGAAGACGAATTCTGGGCAACGGCAGATCGCTTCCGTGACCCGCGTGTATGGTGGATTGAAGACGGCCAATGGTGGAAGGACAATATCTGGGGCCAGGCCTCGGCCTATGGATCGGTACACCTGCCGAAAGAATCCTGGCAAAAGTACTTCAGACGCTAG